In the genome of Raphanus sativus cultivar WK10039 chromosome 9, ASM80110v3, whole genome shotgun sequence, the window aaagtacacatctctactatctatgttgccaaacatatcttatttattccactatccttgtttccaaacatctctaatttgtacttcaactttaataatatagatgttaaATAGAACCAGCACCTTTACCACATTTAGAACCAGAGTCTATTTTTCTGAACTCTCCCTGATGATTCGTGATCGTATGTGTTAAAGTCGAAAGACTCGTACTGCGTGACGCATCATCTTTTTGTATATATAGGAGACAACATTTAAACTGATCTCTTCGACAGTGAAAACGACAACAGAGAAGctaccagagagagagagagacagagacagagatGACAATAGAAGAGGTAGGAGATGATCACACAAAAGATGGAACAGTGGATCTTCAAGGCAATCCTGTTCGAAGATCCATTAGAGGTCGATGGAAAGCTTGTTCTTTCCTCGTTGGTAAATTATACTTTGAACTTGTTTTCACTtttatcattctttttttttctctccaaAATGTTCACTTAAACAGATTTTCAgagttttataataatattttgatataaacataattttgaaattagtgaataaaataaattaattatatatcttttgtttatatatataagaaatatattcattataaataaatatattaataaattatatactaacttttataataattttaaataacatgTTCATACTGCGATACCAATCAATTATTAAACAGTTTAGCAAAAACATACCGCTTCTGCAGCTTCTGCAGCATActatttatatactatttatatagCATATTGCTACTGCTTTATCATCTGTTTTGTCAATCAAGgtttaaatacaaattttaaaaacaattaatatgtatccaaattaaatttttcattacATAATTGTTTTTCAACCAAAAATTAATTGCCGTCaaaatttacttatatatatattcaaatatgaaaatgtgtgtggaaaagttattttttactatgaaattagttatatatatatatcacataagattttttttttgttacaaagaAGACCAAATTTcagttataaataaataaaattatatgtattataaaaGAATGAAGATAAAAACCCGCCAGAAAGAAGAcatgttaaaaatttaaaactattttttgaaatgatttaAAAGTTTGGTGCttacaaaaagaaataatttacGTGAAAAATGGTGGAGATCGTGGCTTTGATTTAGGAACGGTTTAGATCTATGAATGAATTCATAAACTCATTATGAAAGATTATCTACcattgtatataaatttatacaatggatgaatttattttacataaatttataaattatctaTTGTAAAGATTATTTTacattgtatataaatttagaCCTATGAATGaattcataaatttattttacataaattcataaattatttaccattgtatataaattcattttatatacaatGAATTTAGACCTATGCAACTTTATTTTTTCATCCTAGGAAATTTTAACTGTATTAGTAAtgcattttaattttcattttaaaactaCATTGATGCATAAGTCATGTGGTTGAATTTGATTGGCCAAACGAATTGtgctttagtatatatatatattacttttattgTTTTCAGTTCAGAGTTTTTCCTACTTTGATgtatataatcttttttaatGTATAACTCATTAACTATTCGTTAAGTTTATAAGCTTCTgttatgttataaaaaaaagtgtACGAGGCATTTGAGCGGATGGCATTTTACGGGATATCGAGCAACCTAGTGATTTACATGACAACCAAATTGCACCAAGGCACGGTTAAGTCGGCGAATAATGTGACCAACTGGGTCGGGACTGTTTTTCTCACTCCCGTATTGGGTGCTTATGTAGCGGACGCTCATCTTGGTCGTTACCTCACTTTCGTCATCTCTTCTACTATCTACTTTTTGGTACATATATTTTCTCTAACCACTAAGaacctaaaaatacataaatgtttaaactatttaaaatatatgcacGAAAAATCAATATCTTACAATTCAGATCTTCCAGTTGGTTCTTTCGGATATATAGATATAGAAACCATTACCAACTAAGAATTATCGTACTGAGTAAAACTCTTAAATTCTTTATTAAATGTCCAAACAGTCATAGGTTCAAGTTCCGTTAGATCGAATCTCCTCTCCAAAACagaataaaatcaaaattgtttggaCACTGCCCCAGAAGAATGTAGGGACCTACGGGCGATGAACCTCATAAATCATAATCAttcaaaaataacatataaatcatttatgtATTTATCAAATTCAGTTTAATTTCGGTGCAAAGTAGGAAAAAACTATGGGGTGATAAAATTGGAAACTACCTAATATCacgatttttttgtttctgtttaagTCAGATTTTCAAATACTTTTGAATAATTCATATACAATATTAGATAACTTGGGTGGTTCGgataaaatattagataatttgaataaattcaattattttAGATTAAGACATTGATAACTTTAGGAAATTCAGTTTGTTGGATAATTTTGGGTATCTTTGGATATAAATGTGcttgtgtttttttatatatttagttatctataataaatatttttaggtgCGTATTTTGGGTATTCATGTTTACATTTGGTTCTCTGTGTTCGGATTTCTATTCAAGTACTTTAGATATAGAGAAAGATGAACCGTTCAAATATTTTGTGATTATTCGGTTGGGTTTAGTACCTCTTAGTTTGATTTGGTCCGTTCtttagttttggtttaaaatGCTTAGGGCTGACTCAATACTATTCTGAAACATTAAATGATCCGGCAACCTCACAACAATAAATAATTAACCTATTTTAGTCATCTATCAATTACAGGGGATGTTGGTGCTGACGTTATCAGTATCCATACCGGGAATCAGACCTCCAGAATGTTCTACCGCTAGTGCTGAAGACTGCAAAAAGACTTCTGTCCTACAGTTAGCTGTTTTCTTTGGAGCATTATACACATTAGCAATCGGTACAGGCGGTACAAAAGCGAACATTTCTACCATAGGAGCCGATCAGTTCGACGAGACCAACAAAAAGGAGAAGATTCAGAAAATATCATTCTTCAATTGGTGGATGTTTAGTATCTTCTTTGGCACTCTCTTTGCGAATACAGTTCTTGTCTATGTTCAAGATAATGTGGGCTGGGGCTGGGGTTATGGGATTCCAACTTTGGGACTTGCTATTTccatctttgtttttttattggGCACTCCATTTTACCGCCATAAACTTCCCATGGGAAGCCCTTTCTTGAAGATGACTCGAGTCATTGTGGCTTCATTTCGCAAAGCTAATGCCCCGATGGCACGCAACCTCACACAATTTCACGAGCTGCCTTCAATTGTATATGAGCGGAAAGGCACCTTTTCGATCCAGCCGACTAAGAGTTTAAGGTATTGTGAGTGTTTATTTAGGTGTATTACTCATACTTTGTTTGTAAACATCACAAAGTACAATAAGAGAAACCTTATTATAAGGTTTTAAGATAATATGTAGCTAACTAAAAATAAGGAAATCTAAAACGGAAAAACTGAAAAGAAATAGAAAGAATTCTTGTTTGAAATACTCAAGAAAAAAGTTGAGATGGTCATACTCTACATGTTATTTTCTAACTGGTTCAATTTATTTCTGTAGttaaaaattaactatttaattaaattattgtttGACACAATTAGTATCATATATTCATTAGATACTCATTGTGAGATTTATCATTGAACTGTGTTGCAGATTCTTAGACAGAGCTTCACTCAAAACAGGAACAACAGATCAGTGGAATCTTTGTACAATCACAGAAGtcgaagaaacaaaacaaatgctAAATATGTTACCTGTTATGTTTGCAACTTTTGTCCCAAGCGCAACGGTCGCTCAAGTCAGcactttttttgtcaaacaaggAACCACTCTAAACGCAAGGATCGCCGGAAACTTTAGTATCCCGCCAGCGAGTCTCTCCGCCTTTGTCACAGTCTCAATTCTCGTCTCCATCGTCTTATATGATCGAGTCTTTGTCAAGATAACGCGAAAATTCACCGGGAATCCAAGAGGCATTACTTTGCTTCAACGAATGGGAATTGGTATTATCTTCCACATCCTCCTCATGACGATCGCATGTTTCACCGAAAGGTATTGTTAGGCTTTAAGATAAACATGAcaacttcatatatatatttgaaacttacactacaagaaaacaagcTACTCCTGATCGCGGTATCTGTTGGAAATCAATATTCCCGAAAAATTTCGAACGATTTTATCCGAAGTTGTACTAGGTACTAACATCTTCGGATATTCAGTCTGGAATGTATAAATTGGACATACATCAATTAATTGATTGCactatatatttagaaaaaaatatcattaatttatcTTTAATGATCATGTCGTTatatagtaatattttaacaattgCATATTCTCTCGTATTGCAGTAATGGCCTTGcacttattttttgtttggcaTTTTTGTAACAGGTATAGACTCAAAGTCGCTGCTAATCATGGACTCATCCACCAAAAGGGAGCAAAACTACCATTGACAATCTTCGTTTTGCTTCCTCAATTCGTGCTAATGGGTGTAGCTGATGCTTTCTTAGAAGTTGTAAAGCTCGAATTTTTCTACGATCAAGCTCCTGAGAGTATGAAAAGCCTCGGGGCATCGTATTCCTTAACGAGTTTAGGGATCGGGAATTTTTTGAGCAGTTTCTTGTTGTCGACGGTATCTAAGATAACGAAGGAACGAGGAAGAGGATggattttaaataatcttaatgAGTCTAGGTTGGATTATTATTACTTGTTCTTTGCGCTTCTTAATTTTGTTAacctcctcctcttcttgttggtggtaaaattttatgtttatagagCTGAGGTTAGTCATTCAGTGGATGCGAAAGAAGAGGAAGCGAATGTGATGGGTGTGGAGGAgaataaataatctaaaactGTTTTCTATACATTTTTCTGCTTTCTTTAAATTTCAGTGAACTTCTCGTGGACTCTTGCTTCAGatttttcagtatatatatttaagaagatacatataatatatttaagaaggAATATAAAAGAACT includes:
- the LOC108826224 gene encoding protein NRT1/ PTR FAMILY 5.2-like, coding for MTIEEVGDDHTKDGTVDLQGNPVRRSIRGRWKACSFLVVYEAFERMAFYGISSNLVIYMTTKLHQGTVKSANNVTNWVGTVFLTPVLGAYVADAHLGRYLTFVISSTIYFLGMLVLTLSVSIPGIRPPECSTASAEDCKKTSVLQLAVFFGALYTLAIGTGGTKANISTIGADQFDETNKKEKIQKISFFNWWMFSIFFGTLFANTVLVYVQDNVGWGWGYGIPTLGLAISIFVFLLGTPFYRHKLPMGSPFLKMTRVIVASFRKANAPMARNLTQFHELPSIVYERKGTFSIQPTKSLRFLDRASLKTGTTDQWNLCTITEVEETKQMLNMLPVMFATFVPSATVAQVSTFFVKQGTTLNARIAGNFSIPPASLSAFVTVSILVSIVLYDRVFVKITRKFTGNPRGITLLQRMGIGIIFHILLMTIACFTERYRLKVAANHGLIHQKGAKLPLTIFVLLPQFVLMGVADAFLEVVKLEFFYDQAPESMKSLGASYSLTSLGIGNFLSSFLLSTVSKITKERGRGWILNNLNESRLDYYYLFFALLNFVNLLLFLLVVKFYVYRAEVSHSVDAKEEEANVMGVEENK